The Acidimicrobiales bacterium genome includes the window CACCCCGGGCGGCCTCGGCGTGGTCGAGGGCAGCCTCACCGTGGCCCTCGTCGCCTTCGGTGGCAGCGAGCTGTCGACGGTCACCGCCGTCCTCTGCTACCGGATCGTGAGCTTCTGGGGCTACCTACCGGTCGGCTGGCTCACCTTCGCAGTGCTCGCGGTCGCCGACCGTCGTGCCGACCGGGCGCGAGCGCACTTCGCCGCGCACCTCGGCGAGGTGGGCGCCGTGACCTCACTGTCCCCCGAGGAGGTGGCCAGATGAAACCCCCGAGCCCCAGCCACCGTCGGGCCCTCCTCCTGCTCGCCCTCGCCCTCGCCCTGGCGCTGAGTGGCTGCACCTCGCCACGCGACGCGCTCGGCACGAACTCGAGCCCCTGTTTCCGCGCGCTCGCGGTGGCCAAGGACGCTGTCGGCGGCCGCGGCGTCTACGACGGCGTGCGCTACCTCGCCGCTCAGGCCCTCGTGAGCGCGCTGCACCGCGCCGAGCACTCGGGCGCGCGCCCGCCACGCGCGCTCGCCGAGGCCAGGGACGCGGTCTGCGCGGTCAACTACCGCGGCCGCTTCTCCTCAGGCGCGGTGCGCTCGGGCTGGCCCGTCGGGCGCGAGCGCGGGCGCTTCGCCGTCGTCGCGGTCGACGCGAAGAGCGACGCAGTGCTCGGGACCCTCGTCCTTTATCGCCCGCTGCTGCGCTTCTCCAAGGTGCTCGCCTGACCGTCGGTCACGAAGGACGGTCGCCGGGCGCCCGGGGCACGCGGTCACGCCCCCTCGCCGTGCGACACCACCGCTGATCATCTGCACGCCGGCGCGGCCGGCCCCGGCCTCCCCGCGGCATCGGCAGGTTTCGGGAGCCCGCGCTCGGGAAAAAGTTGCAGAGGGCTGGCGCGCGGCCACTACCTGGCGATCATGACCATCGCGCTGCTCACGATCTCCTGGACGCTCGTCGACGGCTTCCCGAACTTCCTCGGCGGCGCGAACGGCCTCGACCTCATTCCGCAGCCGCTCGTCTCGCTCACGAGCTCGTTCGAGAGCTACCAGTACATCTTCCTCGGCATCTGCGCCGTCGCCGGGGTGGCGACCTTCATCTTCTGCGAGCGCTTCGTCCGCTCACCGCTCGGCCGCGCCGCGCGGGCGATCCGCGAGAACGAGTCGGCCGCCACGACCCTCGGCATCAACCCCGCCGGGTGCGGCTGATCGCGACCGTCTGCGGGGGGCGCTGGCGGCGCTCTCGGGGGGCTGCTCGCCGATTACGTCACGGTGTGGGGCGTCGAGCCGTGGTCCTTCGCCGAGATCTTCCCCGCCGCGGCGGCGATGATCATCGGCGGGCGGGGCAACAACTACGGCCTCGCGCTCGGCACCTTCATGACCTACGTGGTGGTCGGCCAGGGGATCGGCTTCCTCCCCGGCATCTCCTCCGACCCGCAGCTCGGGTACGCCCTGCAGCGGATCACCTACGGCGTCGCGCTGCTCGCCTTCTTGTGGTTCCGCCCGCAGGGGCTGCTCCCCGAGCGAAAGGCGCGTTGGCGGTGCGAGCGTGGCCGGGAGCTGAGCTCGACCGCGCTGCAGGGCCAGGCGTCCATCTCTGGGACGGCGTGCTCCCGTGGCTGAGCCGCTCCTCGTCTGCGAGGACGTGAGCTGCGCCTTCGGCGGGGTGCGGGCCGTCGACGGGGCGACCCTCGAGATCGAGCGCGGCAAGGTGACCGGCCTGATCGGCCCGAACGGCGCCGGCAAGAGCACGCTCGTCAACCTCATCTCCGCAGTGGACCAGGGCCGACCCGAAGGCGGGGACCCCGGTGCCGCCGCAGTACGACCTCTACGACGGGCTGGACATCATGGCCCTCGCGATGGACGAGACGCACTCCTCGAGCCCGAGCGTCTACGTGCAGGACATCAAGAAGGGCACCGACAACCCCGGCGGCGTGGTGGTTGGGAACTACGCCCAGGCGGTCGCCGACCTGAAGGCGGGGAAGAAGATCCAGTACGAGGGAGCGGCCGGTCAGCTGGTGTTCAACCAGTGGAACTGGCCGCCGGAGGGGTTCCAGCTCCTGAAGCTCACGGCGAGCGGCTCGCTCACGGCCGTCTACACCCAGATGGCGAGCTCGGTGGGCAACTACTTCAAGTAGGGAGCAGGCACCTCAGGTTCGGACGGCCCCCTTCGGGCAGCAGGTCGCTGCAGAAGGGGGCCCGTCCCCCTCGTCGTGATCAGCCGCGGATTGGCTGTGCCCTCGGCAGCGGCTCAGGAGACCTGGCTCGCGGCGCGGGCGCCCTTCCGGCCCTTGGAGCGGTCCTGCTGGCTGAGGACGATCTTGCGCAGGCGCACCGAGGAAGGGGTGACCTCGACGCACTCGCTCTCGTCCGCGTGCTCGAGCGCCTGCTCCAGGCTGAGCCGCGTCGCGGGCGTCAGCCGGACGAGCTCGTCCTGGTTCGACGAGCGCATGTTGGTGAGCTTCTTCTCGCGCGTCGGGTTCACGTCCATGTCGTCGGTGCGGCTGTTCTCGCCGACGACCATCCCCTCGTAGACCTCTTCGCCCGGCCCGACGAACATCGTCCCCCGCTCCGCGAGGCTGGCGAGCGCGTAGGCGGTGGTGGGGCCGGTGCGGTCGGCGATCATCGACCCGCTCTGGCGGGTGCGGATCTCGCCGCTGTAGGGGGCGTAGCCGGAGAAGGCGTGGTGCAGCTGGGCGGTGCCCCGCGTCTGGGTGAGGAGCTCGCCGCGGATCCCGATCAGCCCGCGCGCCGTCACCTCGTGGTCGAGGCGCACCCAGCCGGTCCCGTGGTGGACGATCCGCTGCACCTTGGCCTTGCGCTTCGCGAGCAGCTGGGTGACCGCGCCGAGATGCTCCTCGGGGACCTCGATCGAGAGCTGCTCGACCGGCTCGCAGAGCACGCCGTCGATCATGCGCGTCAGCACCTCGGGCTTGCCGACCGTGAGCTCGAAGCCCTCGCGGCGCATCAGCTCGACGAGCACGGCGAGCGCGAGCTCGCCGCGGCCCTGCACCTCGAAGGTGTCGGCGCGTCCGGTCGGAAGGACCCGGATGGCGACGTTGCCGATCGCCTCCTGCGCGAGGCGGGTGCCGAGCAGCCGGGCGGTGAGCTTGCTGCCCTCGCGGCCGGCCATCGGCGAGCTGTTGACCCCGATGGTCATCGTCAGGCTCGGGTCGTCGACGTGCAGCACGGGGAGGGCGACGGGCTGCTCGGGGTCGGCGAGGGTCTCCCCGACGGTGACCTCGTCGATGCCGGCGACGGCGACGAGCTCGCCGGCGCGGGCCTCCTCGACGCTCACGCGCTCGAGTCCCTCGGGGACGAAGAGCTCGACCACCTTGGCGCGCTCGATGCGGCCGTCGTGGCGGCACCAGCCGACGCTCTGTCCCCGCCGCAGCGTCCCCTCGACGACGCGGCAGAGCGCCAGGCGGCCGAGATAGGGGGAGGCGTCGAGGTTGGTGACGAGCGCCTGCAGCGGCGCCCCGTCGGTGTACGAGGGAGCGGGAAGCTTGCTGAAGAGCAGCTCGAGGAGGGGGGCGAGGCTGCCGCCGGCGGGTGGCGTGCGGACCGGGCCGTCGGGCATCTCGGTGGTCAGCCAGCCGTCGCGGGCGCTCCCGAAGAGGAAGGGGATGTCGAGCTGGCTCTCGGGGGCGTCGAGGTCGAAGAAGAGCTCGAGGGTCTCGTCGACCACCTCGGCGATGCGCGCGTCGGCACGGTCGACCTTGTTCACGACCGGGATCACCGGCAGCCCCGACTCGAACGCCTTCCGCAGCACGAAGCGCGTCTGGGGGCGCGGCCCCTCCGCGGCGTCGACGAGGAGCATCGCTCCGTCGACCATCGCGAGGCCGCGCTCGACCTCGCCGCCGAAGTCGGCGTGGCCGGGGGTGTCGACGATGTTCACCCGCCGCGACCCGAAGCGGAACGAGGCGAGCTTGGCGAGGATCGTGATGCCCTTCTCGCGCTCGAGGTCCATCGAGTCGAGCACCCGCTCGACGACGACCTCTCGTTCGTGGAAGGTGCCCGCCTGCCGCAGCATCGCGTCGACGAGCGTGGTCTTGCCATGGTCGACATGGGCGATGATCGCCACGTTGCGCAGTTCGTCGCGCGTTCCCAACAGTTCGTTCCCTCTGTGTGTAGTGCGCCAAGTGCGCGGCCCCTCGGGACCGCGCGCGGTGTGGCGCTTAGATTGCAGTCGTGGCGCCACGGATCAGCCGACTCGAGCGGATCACGAACCTCGTGCTCGCGCTGCTCGAGACATCCCGGCCGTTGTCGCTTCGCGAGATCGGCGGCGCAGTAGCAGGTTACCCGCCAGAAGCGGGGGCCCTTCGCCAGGCCTTCGAACGCGACAAGCGGACGCTGCGCGACAACGGGATCCCGGTCGCCGTCGAGCGCCTCGAGGGCGAGGAGCAGGCGGGCTACCGCATCCGCCCCGAGGACTACTATCTGGCGGACCTCGACCTCACCCCCGAGGAGGCCGAGGCGCTCGGCTTCGCGCTCGTCGCGGTGCGCCTCGAGGGAGCGAGCCCCGGCGACGTTGCCCAGAAGCTCGGCGCGGCCGCCCCCGACGCCCCCCCGCTCGCGCTCTTACCTTCGCTCCCCGCGCTCGGCCACCTCCAGCAGGCGATCCGTGACCGCTCCCGGGCGCGCTTCGGCTACCACGGGCGGGAGCGCCTCGTCGCCGGCTACGGCCTCGTCTTCCGGGAGGGCTGCTGGTACCTGGTCGGCGACGACGAGGGCGCCGGCGGGCTGCGCACCTTCCGGGTCGACCGTATCGCCGGCGAGGTGACGGCGGGGGAGCCCGACGCCTACCGGGTCCCGGAGGGCCTCGACGTCGCCGCCGAGCTGCGCTTCTCGCCGCTCGGCGGCAGCGACGGCGGCGAGGGGGCGACGGAGGTCGTCCTCGACGCGGACGTGCGCGTCGCCCGCCAGGTCCGCCAGACGATCGGCTCGGCGGCGCGGGCCGCGACCGCCGAGGACGGATCGGTCGAGCTCACCTTCCGCACCGGGGACGAGGAGGCGCTCGTCGCCTACCTCCTCGGCCTCGGCGACGCCGTCGTGGTGCGCTCACCGAGCGCCCTCGTCGACAAGATGGTGCACGCCCTCGAGGGGGCGCGGTGAGCCCCGAGGGCACGGGCGAGGTGCTCGACGCCGGGGCGCGCCTGCGCCGGCTGCTCGCCATCCTCGGCCACCTCGCCGAGGTCGGCGAGGCGCCGCTCGCGGAGCTGGCGGCGCGCTTCGGGGTGAACGAGCAGGCGCTCGTCGCCGACCTCGAGCTCGCCGCCTGCTGCGGCCTCCCGCCCTACACCCCCGACCAGCTCCTCGAGCTCGTGATCGACGAGGACCGCGTCTCGGCCTACGGCCTCGAGCCGCTGCGCCGGCCCCCCCGCCTCACCCCCGACGAGGGCTTCGCCGTCGCCGCAGCAGCGCGCGCCCTCCTCGCCGTGCCGGGTGCAGACCCCGACGGGCCGCTCGGCCGTGCCCTCGGCAAGCTCGAGGCGGCGCTCGGCGAGGACCGGGTGCAGGTCGAGCTCGAGGTCCCTCCGCACCTCGGGGTGCTGCGGCGCGCCGCGGCCGAGTGCGAGCTCGTCGAGATCGACTACCTCGGGGCGAACCGCGGCGAGGAGACGACGCGCGTCGTCGAGCCGTACTCGGTGGCGGCGCGCGAGGGGCACTTCTACCTCGACGCCTTCTGCCACCTCGCCGGCGACTGGCGGCGCTTCCAGGTCGAGCGGATCGCCGCGGTGCGGCCGACCGGCAGCACCGGCACCCCCCGCACGGCGCCTCCCGAGCTCGCCGGGCCGCGCGCCTTTGCCGGCGGTGGCGGGACGCGCGTCGCGCGCATCGCCGTCTCGGCGTCCGAGGCCCCCGCCCTCGAGCGCTTCGCCACCGGGCCCGCCGAGGAGGCGGGCGACGGGAAGGTGGTGGTCGCGGTCGCCGTCGCCGACGAGCGCTGGCTCGGCCGCCTGCTGCTGCGCCTCGGCGACGCCGCCGAGGTGCTCGACCCCCCCGAGCTCGCCGGCGCGCGGTCCAAGGCCGCCACCGCGGCGCTCGCCCGCTACCGGTAGGGGGCGCGGGAGGCCGCTCCGTACCTTGCGCCGCGTGCTGCGGCTCTACAAGGTCAAGCGGGACGGCCTGGGCTACTACCTCGACGCGGCGCGCATCGAGGTGGAGCGGGGGGAGGCCGTCGGCCGCTACCTCGGCTCCCTCGCGGCGGCGCTCGGCCTCGAGGGCCTCCCGGCCGACCGGGCGACGCTGCCGGCGCTGCTCGCTGGCGTGGACCCCGCGACCGGGGAGATCCTCTCGCCGGGCCACGAGCGGGTGCGCGTCCTCGCCTACGACTGCACCTTCGCGGCGCCGAAGTCGGTGAGCCTCCTCGCCCTCCTCGACGGCGAGTCGCCCGCCGTGCTCGAGGCGCACCGCCGCAGCGTCGCCGCGGCGCTCGGCTACCTCGAGCGGGAGGGGGCGGTGGTGCGCCGCCGCCCGGCGGCCGGGGCAGCGGTGCTCCCCGCGAGCGGCCTCGCGGCGGCTGCCTTCCTGCACCGCACCAGTCGCAGCAACGACCCCCACCTGCACAGCCACGTGCTCGTCGCGAACCTCGCCGCCCCGGCGGGGGGCGCCTACTCGGCGCTCGACGGGAGGGGGCTCTACGAGCACGCCGGCACGGCCGGCGCCCTCTATCGCTGCGCGCTGCGCCACGAGCTGAGCCGTGAGCTCGGCGTCGTCTGGCGCGAGCAGGGGCGCGGCTTCAACGACCTGAGCGGCTTCCCGCAGCACGCGCTCGCCGCCTTCTCCCGGCGCTCGGGCGAGATCGCCGAGGAGCTCTCGCGCCACGGAGGCGGCGGCCGCGGCGCGGTGGCGCTCGCCGCCGAGAGGACGCGCGCCGAGAAGGACCGCACCCTCGGTGCGGAGGAGCTCGCCGGGCAGTGGTCACGCCGCGGCGCCGGGTCGGGGATCGCCGCGAGCGACCTGCAGCGCCTGCGCGCCGCTGGCGCCCCTCCGGTGGCCGCGACCGAGGCGGGGCCGGCCGCGGCGCGGAGCGCGGCCGGCTTCCCCGGGCGCTTCACCCGCGACGAGCTCGTGCGGGCGACCTGTGCGGCCCTTCCCCGCGGTGCCGCGGTGGCCGCCGTCGAGGGCGCCGTCGACGAGCTGCTCGCCGACGGCCCGGTGGTGCGCCTCGGCGAGGGCGGGCGCCGCCACGGCGCCGCCCGCGCGATCCCGGCGGCCCGCATCGTGCCCAGCTACCTGAACCGCGAGGCGGCGCGCCTCCACGCCGAGAACCGCGACCGCCTCGCCGGCGCGGCGGAGCTGCCGGGCGGTGCGCTCCCCGGCCCGGGCCTCTACCGCGTCGCCGACTTCGCCTCGCTCGCGCGCCTCTCAGCCGCGCCCGCGGCGGCTCGCCTCTCCGGCTTCGCCCCGACGGCCGGGCTGGCGGCGCACCTCGAGGCGCTGAGCGGCGTGGAGAGCGCCCATCCCGCGGGGGCGCGTCCCGCAGAAGGGCCCCTCGTCGTCTTCGGCCCGCAGCAGTTCACGCCGGCGGCCCTGCACGCGCTGCTCGCCCGGTCGTCCCGCCTCCCCGTGCTGGTCCTCGACCGGGAGGCGCCGGTCGGCGCCGGCCTCCTCCCCGCCGGCCGTGAGCCGCCACGCCTCGAGCGCGTCGGCGAGGTGCGCGTCCTTCGGGCGGCCGGCCCGGAGGAGCTGCTGGCGGTCTTCGAGCGGGTGCGGAGCGCGGCGACGCGCGACGGGGTCGTCGCCGTCTCCGCCGACCCCGCGCTCGCCGGCGCGGGCTGCGTGCCGCCGCAGCTCGTCGTGAGGTCGCTGCGCGCCGCGCCGGCGGCGTCGGTCGTCGTGCTCGGCCCGGCGCGGCTGCTGGGCGGCGGGCTCGGTCGGGTGGAGGACCGCCGCCGGCTGCACCTCGTCGTCGCGCAGCCGACGGGCGGCGGCGTGCTCGAGGAGATCGCCGCCCCCCGCTCGCTCGTCTCGCGCCTCGGGGCGCCGGCGCTCGACCCTGCGGCGCGCGCCCGCTGGCGGCGGGCGGCCCTCGCCGAGTGGTCGCTCGCCGCCCCCGCTCGTGAGCGCCCCTCCCCGAGCCTCGTCGCGGGGCGCGAGCTGGGCCGCGGGCGGTGAAGGGCGGCGGGATCAGCGTGCGCGCGACGCGAGCTGCGGCGGGGGAGGGCCGAACCACGGGGGGAGCGCGACGCGCCCGATCGTCGTGCCGAAGACGCAGTAGGCGACGCCGGGGCCGGGGGTTGAGGCCGCGTCGGGGGCGAGACGGCGTTCCCGGCGGGTGGTGAGCGTGCGCTGCACCCCGCCACCGCCGCGCAGCCGCGGCCGGCCGCGGCTCACGCTGCGGTGGGCGACGTCGTGCTCCCCGGCGAGGAGGGAGAGGGTCTCGAGGGTGCCTCGGTCGCCGACGCCGCCGAGCACCAGCTTCGTGCCGAAAAGGGAGAAGAAGCCCTCTGCCGCGACCCCCCAGCGGGCCCGCGCCTGGGAGAGGTCCTGCAGGCAGGCGAGGGTGAGCAGCCCCTGGCTCGCCCCCTCGGCGACAAGGACGGGGAGGTCGTGGAGGGGGGCGATGTTCGCCAGCTCGTCAAGGACGAGGAGGAGCGGCGGGGCCTTCGTCCCCGCGAGGGCCCAGTGGCGCTCGTAGGTGACGCTGCGGAGGTCGCGCACGAGGCCCGCGACGATCGGCGCGAGGTGCTCCTGCTGCTCCGAGCCGGCGACGATGTAGAGGGTCGCGGGGCCGCGGACGAGCTCCTCCATCGGGAGCGGGCGCCCCTCGCTGCTCGCCCGCGCCGCCCCCGTGCGGTAGGCGCGCAGCACCCCCGAGGCGGTCGACCAGATGCCGCTCTGCTCGCGGGCGTCGGTGTCGAGGATGCCGTTCAGCACGTCGCGAGCGACGGTCGCCTCACCGTCGCTGAGCGCGGCGAGCAGGCGCTCGGGGGACCTTCGGTCGACCGCCGAGCAGACCTCGGCCATCGTCATCCGCGCGAGGGCGCCACCGTGGAAGAGGCTCGACAACAGCGCCCCCGCCCGCTCCCCCCAGTGCGAGTGCTCGCCCACCCGCGCCGTCCCGCTCGCCCCGACCATCGCCTCGGCGGCGAGCACCGCGCGGTCCCAGCCGGCGGCGCGGTCGAGTGGCGACCAGGAGACGGCGAGCGCCCCGCTGCGGTCGGCCCGCTCGCCTGAGGGGTCGAAGACGAAGACCGGCCCGCGCCGGGCGCGTGCTCCGGCCGTCGCCTCGAGGACGTCCCCCTTGGTCGAGATGCACACCACGCTGCCGCGCGCCGCGAGGACGTTCGGGACGACGACCGCGGTCGTCTTCCCCGAGCGCGGCGGGCCGAGGACGAGGGCGCACTGCTCGGGCGCGGCGAAGACCGGCCCGTGTGTCCCCCACCCGCAATAGAGGCCGTCGCGGTGCACGCGCGCCGCCGCGAGCAGGCGGTCCTCGGCCACCGGAGGGGGGTGCGGGAGTGCTCGCACGGAGGCGATCCTCTCCCGGCCCGCTACCGACGCGGCTACCTCCGGGGCGTCGCCACCTCGTGCCTGAGGGGGGCGGAAGGCCGCCCCGCCCCGCTCCCTCGCGCCGGCCGGCGGGTGGGGTGCTTGCAACACGTGCGCCGATCCTCTTTCATTGCCGCACCCAAGTCGACACGGAGGTGGCGGTGAACAGGACCGAGCTCATCGAGGCGATCAGCAGCGATGCCGGACTGACCAAGCAGCAGTCCGAGGCAGCGCTCGACGCGCTCGTCTACGAGGTGACCGCCGGGGTCCGCTCGGGCGCGGCGGTGCGGATCACCGGCTTCGGGACCTTCAAGCTGCGCGAGCGCAGGGCGCGCCAGGGACGCAACCCCCAGACCGGCGCCGCGGTGCGCATCAAGGCCTCCAAGGGCATCGGCTTCACCCCCGGTGTGACCCTGAAGGCCGACCTCAACTCGCGCAGCGCCCCGGCCAAGCCGGGCGGTCGCAAGGCCGTCGCCAAGGCGCCCGCGAAGAAGGCGCCCGCGGTCGCGAAGAAGGCGCCGGCGAAGAAGGTCGTCGCCGCGAAGGCCGTGGCCAAGAAGGTGACGGCGAAGAGGGCCGTCGCCAAGCAGGCCGTGAAGAAGGCGGTCGTGAAGAAGGCGGTCGCGAAGAAGGGCACCGCCAAGAAGGCGCCCACCAAGCGCTGAGCCGGTCGCCGGCGCGGGCTACAGGCGGTCGAGCCGCTTGAAGCCCTCGCAGGGGCCGAGGCCCTCGGGGGCCCCGAAGTCGAGCAGGCGGGCGCGCATCCGCTCCACGAACGCTGCGTGCTCCTCGCTCGCGGCGCCGCCGTCAGTGATCCGCATCGTCGTGTGGAACTGGCTCTCGTGCGCGAGCAGCGCGGCGATCTTCGCGTCGAAGGTCGCGGCGACCTCCTCGAGGTGGTCGACCTCGTCCGCCTCCCAGAGGAGGAGCTCGCTCGGGCGGTGCGGCGGGGCGTCGAGCTCGGGGAAGAACAGCGGGTCGCGCGCCGCGACGATGGCGTCGGTCGTGAGGAAGCCGGCATTGCGGTGGTCGGGGTGCAGCCGGTAGCGCTTCCAGGGGTCGTGGCCGAGGACGACGTCCGGGCGGAGGCGCCGGATCCACCCGGCGACCTGGAAGCGCTGACGCAGGCCGGACTCGAGCTCGCCGTCGGGCCACCCGAGGAAGACGACCTCGCCGCCGCCGAGGGCGCGCGCCGCGGCGCGTTGCTCCACCTGGCGGCGGGCAACCAGCTCGGTCGGGTCCTGGTCCGCCTGCCAGGTCCCCTTCGACCCGTCCGTGAGGACGAGGTGGAAGATCTCCGTGCCCGCCGCCGCCCACTTGGCGAGCGTCGCTCCGCAGCCGAACTCGACGTCGTCGGGGTGTGCCCCGATCGCGAGCGCCCTCCCGGGGACCGCGAGGTTGCGCGTCGTCACCGGCCCTCTGCCGCCGCGGCGCGCCCGCTCGCGGCTCCCGTGAGGTCGAGGCCCGCCTCGCGCTCGAGGAGGGCGAGGTCGGCGGGGGTGTCGACGTCGGAGGCGAGGCGCCAGTCGTGCACGGCCCGCACCGTGAGGCCGAGGCGCTCCCCCTCCGCGCGGTGGCGGCGGAAGGAGCCGGGGCCGTAGGAGAAGGTGAAGCCGGAGCGCGCCGGCACCGAGGCGAGGTTGGTCCCGTCGAGGCGGCGGTCGGGGGCGAGGGTCACCTCGCCATCTTCACCGAAGCGGTCGAGACCGTATGCGAGGGGGAGGTCGGCGTGCGCCACGGTGACGGTGTCGACGCCGGTCGTCGCGAGGTGGGCGACGCCGGTGGTCACTGCCCCCGAGAGGCCGAGCCCCGGCGTGAACAGCACCGAGGCGCCGTGCGCGACCGCCCAGTCCGCCACCTCGTCGTCGTCGCAGACGACGTGGGTGGGGCAGTCGCCGGCGGCGGCGAGGACGCGCGCCCCGAGGTCGCGGGCGAGCGCGGCCCGCTGCTCGGGGCCGAGGAGGGGCGCGAGGCGGTGCTTGGCCTCGCGGAAGGACTTCACGGGGACGAGGAGGGCGCGCACGTCGGCGGAGTCTAGGAAGGCGCCCCGTCCGTCACCCTCCTCGGGTGCCCTGCGACCGCCGCTACCGTTTCCGTGATGCGACCCCGCCCCCCGACAGCGGCCTGCCGTCGATGACGCGCGTCGCGGTCGTCGGCGCCGGCTCGTGGGGGACGACGATCGCCGATCTGCTGGTCCGCAAGGTTCCGACGACGCTGTGGGCGCGACGCGAGGCGATCGCGCAGGAGGTGCGGGAGCGGCAGACGAACGCCACCTACCTCGGCGAGCGTCGTCTGTCCGAGGCGCTCAGCGCGACGGCCGACCTCGACGAGGCGCTCGCTGGCGCCTCGCTCGTCGTCGTCGCGGTGCCGAGTCAGGGGCTGCGGGCGGTGCTCACCGCCTGCGGCGGCCCGGCGCCGGGGGTGCCGGTCCTCAGCCTCACCAAGGGCCTCGAGCGGGAGAGCGCGCTGCGGGCGACGGAGGTCATCGCCGGCTGCTGGCCGGGGCGTCCGTACGGGGTGCTCACCGGGCCGAACCTGGCCGCCGAGGTCTTCGACGGGCAGCCGACGGCGTCGGTGGTGGCGATCGCCGACGACGGGGTCGGCCGCGAGCTGCAGGAGCTCTTCTCGAGCGAGCGCCTCCGGGTGTACACCAACCGGGACGTCATCGGCTGCGAGGTGGCGGGCGTCGTGAAGAACGTGATGGCCATCGCCTGCGGGATGGCGATGGGCCTCGGCTTCGGCGACAACACGCGCGCCGCGCTCATCACCCGCGCCCTCGCGGAGCTCGCTCGCCTCGGGGTCGCGCTCGGCGGCGAGCAGCAGACCTTCGCCGGCCTCGCCGGCCTCGGGGACCTCGTCGCCACCTGCACGAGCGACAAGAGCCGGAACTTCGCGCTCGGCGTCGCGCTCGCCGAGGGAAGCACGCCCGACGCCGCACGTCGCGCCACCTCGATGGTCGCCGAGGGGGCCGAGAGCTGCGCCCCCGTCGTCGCCCTGGCCCGCCGCGCGGGCGTCGAGGCGCCCGTCGCCGAGCAGGTGCTCGCGGTGCTCGAAGGGCGTTCGGCCCCGATCGACAGCATCCCGCTGCTGATGGGCCGCGCCGCGAAGCCCGAGTTCCAGAGCCCCGGTGGCGATCGGGGATAGGGTCGGCGCGATGGCGCGCTGGTGCCCGCGGTGACCTCGAAGCCCCCGAACCTCCGGCGCGAGGGCGAGCTCCTCGGCGACGGCCCGACCCTCCTCGTCGGCGCCGACGAGGTCGGCCGCGGAGCGCTCGGCGGCCCGGTGAGCGCCGGCGTCGTGCTCATCGACTCGGTGCACCGCCGCCCGCCGCGCGGGCTGCGTGACTCCAAGCTGCTCACCCCGGCTCGACGCGAGTCGCTCGTCCCGCGCATCCTCGACTGGGCGCTCGCGAGCGCGGTCGGGCATGCGAGCGCGGCGGAGATCGACGCGCTCGGGATCCTCGCCGCGCTCCGCCTCGCGGGTGAGCGGGCGATCGCCACGCTCCCCGTCGAGCCCGACGTCGTCCTGCT containing:
- the typA gene encoding translational GTPase TypA, giving the protein MGTRDELRNVAIIAHVDHGKTTLVDAMLRQAGTFHEREVVVERVLDSMDLEREKGITILAKLASFRFGSRRVNIVDTPGHADFGGEVERGLAMVDGAMLLVDAAEGPRPQTRFVLRKAFESGLPVIPVVNKVDRADARIAEVVDETLELFFDLDAPESQLDIPFLFGSARDGWLTTEMPDGPVRTPPAGGSLAPLLELLFSKLPAPSYTDGAPLQALVTNLDASPYLGRLALCRVVEGTLRRGQSVGWCRHDGRIERAKVVELFVPEGLERVSVEEARAGELVAVAGIDEVTVGETLADPEQPVALPVLHVDDPSLTMTIGVNSSPMAGREGSKLTARLLGTRLAQEAIGNVAIRVLPTGRADTFEVQGRGELALAVLVELMRREGFELTVGKPEVLTRMIDGVLCEPVEQLSIEVPEEHLGAVTQLLAKRKAKVQRIVHHGTGWVRLDHEVTARGLIGIRGELLTQTRGTAQLHHAFSGYAPYSGEIRTRQSGSMIADRTGPTTAYALASLAERGTMFVGPGEEVYEGMVVGENSRTDDMDVNPTREKKLTNMRSSNQDELVRLTPATRLSLEQALEHADESECVEVTPSSVRLRKIVLSQQDRSKGRKGARAASQVS
- the mobF gene encoding MobF family relaxase, encoding MLRLYKVKRDGLGYYLDAARIEVERGEAVGRYLGSLAAALGLEGLPADRATLPALLAGVDPATGEILSPGHERVRVLAYDCTFAAPKSVSLLALLDGESPAVLEAHRRSVAAALGYLEREGAVVRRRPAAGAAVLPASGLAAAAFLHRTSRSNDPHLHSHVLVANLAAPAGGAYSALDGRGLYEHAGTAGALYRCALRHELSRELGVVWREQGRGFNDLSGFPQHALAAFSRRSGEIAEELSRHGGGGRGAVALAAERTRAEKDRTLGAEELAGQWSRRGAGSGIAASDLQRLRAAGAPPVAATEAGPAAARSAAGFPGRFTRDELVRATCAALPRGAAVAAVEGAVDELLADGPVVRLGEGGRRHGAARAIPAARIVPSYLNREAARLHAENRDRLAGAAELPGGALPGPGLYRVADFASLARLSAAPAAARLSGFAPTAGLAAHLEALSGVESAHPAGARPAEGPLVVFGPQQFTPAALHALLARSSRLPVLVLDREAPVGAGLLPAGREPPRLERVGEVRVLRAAGPEELLAVFERVRSAATRDGVVAVSADPALAGAGCVPPQLVVRSLRAAPAASVVVLGPARLLGGGLGRVEDRRRLHLVVAQPTGGGVLEEIAAPRSLVSRLGAPALDPAARARWRRAALAEWSLAAPARERPSPSLVAGRELGRGR
- a CDS encoding WYL domain-containing protein, which codes for MAPRISRLERITNLVLALLETSRPLSLREIGGAVAGYPPEAGALRQAFERDKRTLRDNGIPVAVERLEGEEQAGYRIRPEDYYLADLDLTPEEAEALGFALVAVRLEGASPGDVAQKLGAAAPDAPPLALLPSLPALGHLQQAIRDRSRARFGYHGRERLVAGYGLVFREGCWYLVGDDEGAGGLRTFRVDRIAGEVTAGEPDAYRVPEGLDVAAELRFSPLGGSDGGEGATEVVLDADVRVARQVRQTIGSAARAATAEDGSVELTFRTGDEEALVAYLLGLGDAVVVRSPSALVDKMVHALEGAR
- a CDS encoding HU family DNA-binding protein, producing MLATRAPILFHCRTQVDTEVAVNRTELIEAISSDAGLTKQQSEAALDALVYEVTAGVRSGAAVRITGFGTFKLRERRARQGRNPQTGAAVRIKASKGIGFTPGVTLKADLNSRSAPAKPGGRKAVAKAPAKKAPAVAKKAPAKKVVAAKAVAKKVTAKRAVAKQAVKKAVVKKAVAKKGTAKKAPTKR
- a CDS encoding WYL domain-containing protein, producing MSPEGTGEVLDAGARLRRLLAILGHLAEVGEAPLAELAARFGVNEQALVADLELAACCGLPPYTPDQLLELVIDEDRVSAYGLEPLRRPPRLTPDEGFAVAAAARALLAVPGADPDGPLGRALGKLEAALGEDRVQVELEVPPHLGVLRRAAAECELVEIDYLGANRGEETTRVVEPYSVAAREGHFYLDAFCHLAGDWRRFQVERIAAVRPTGSTGTPRTAPPELAGPRAFAGGGGTRVARIAVSASEAPALERFATGPAEEAGDGKVVVAVAVADERWLGRLLLRLGDAAEVLDPPELAGARSKAATAALARYR
- a CDS encoding type IV secretory system conjugative DNA transfer family protein, which produces MRALPHPPPVAEDRLLAAARVHRDGLYCGWGTHGPVFAAPEQCALVLGPPRSGKTTAVVVPNVLAARGSVVCISTKGDVLEATAGARARRGPVFVFDPSGERADRSGALAVSWSPLDRAAGWDRAVLAAEAMVGASGTARVGEHSHWGERAGALLSSLFHGGALARMTMAEVCSAVDRRSPERLLAALSDGEATVARDVLNGILDTDAREQSGIWSTASGVLRAYRTGAARASSEGRPLPMEELVRGPATLYIVAGSEQQEHLAPIVAGLVRDLRSVTYERHWALAGTKAPPLLLVLDELANIAPLHDLPVLVAEGASQGLLTLACLQDLSQARARWGVAAEGFFSLFGTKLVLGGVGDRGTLETLSLLAGEHDVAHRSVSRGRPRLRGGGGVQRTLTTRRERRLAPDAASTPGPGVAYCVFGTTIGRVALPPWFGPPPPQLASRAR